From the genome of Vicia villosa cultivar HV-30 ecotype Madison, WI linkage group LG2, Vvil1.0, whole genome shotgun sequence, one region includes:
- the LOC131649399 gene encoding paired amphipathic helix protein Sin3-like 4 has translation MGSSSTIKSLTTEDANMYLKEIKIAFKDEMYKYHEFLRTMKDFQIRRIDITGVMARVEKLFQRHEELLFKFSMFLPDGFEMKPPPKKSKIPVVSVSKEDAKEYLGKVKTRFQSQLYVYDIFLAIMSMYRNKDKSLEEIYEMVVSIFKDHPDLIDGFMNFLP, from the exons ATGGGGAGTTCAAGTACAATAAAATCATTAACCACTGAAGATGCCAATATGTATCTGAAAGAAATAAAAATTGCGTTTAAAGATGAAATGTACAAGTACCATGAATTTCTTAGAACCATGAAAGATTTTCAGATAAGAAG AATTGACATAACAGGTGTGATGGCAAGAGTTGAGAAATTATTTCAAAGGCACGAAGAATTACTATTTAAATTTAGTATGTTTTTGCCTGATGGATTTGAAATGAAACCTCCACCAAAAAAGTCTAAGATACCAGTCGTGAGTGTGAGTAAAGAAGATGCTAAAGAATATTTGGGCAAGGTGAAG ACTCGATTTCAAAGTCAACTTTACGTATATGATATATTTCTAGCCATAATGAGTATGTACAGAAATAAAGATAAGAGTCTTGAGGAGATCTATGAAATG GTTGTTTCAATTTTTAAGGATCACCCTGATCTTATTGATGGATTTATGAATTTTCTTCCATAA